Proteins from a genomic interval of Luteolibacter sp. Y139:
- the xseA gene encoding exodeoxyribonuclease VII large subunit — MDDLFAPKPSPVPKALSVTQLVRRMKNLLEIELGEVWVEGEISNLKKQASGHWYFSLKDDGAQIQCAMFGARKRTGSEVMEDGVKVRAFAEPSVYEARGQLQLIVQRVERAGVGELQARFEALKRKLQAEGLFDTSRKKPIPSFPRVVGIITSDTGAAIRDILNILERRAPWVQPVLYPVRVQGKGAELEIARAIERMSNPEKYDIPRSDVLIVGRGGGSIEDLWNFNEEVVARAIAACQIPVISAVGHEIDFTIADFVADLRAPTPSAAAELAVPDGEELKARLGILKRRLSRRVHDRAERLAMMLENLRRGVLSRGGDRLLREPVLRLDSLRGLLSSALESNVRHREQRLKELGRTLAAHHPARQLQLRLDHVLRLRGQFERAATRRLDDSDQRLHRLRSLLRTLGPESAFERGFSIALDATGRIIRSTADVASGEEIHTKVKDGVIRSTVK, encoded by the coding sequence ATGGACGACCTCTTCGCCCCAAAACCTTCCCCAGTACCCAAGGCACTCTCCGTCACGCAACTCGTGCGACGGATGAAGAACCTGCTGGAGATCGAGCTCGGCGAAGTCTGGGTCGAAGGCGAAATCTCCAACCTCAAGAAGCAAGCCAGCGGCCACTGGTATTTCTCCCTCAAGGACGATGGCGCACAAATCCAATGCGCCATGTTCGGCGCCAGAAAGCGCACAGGCTCCGAGGTCATGGAAGACGGCGTCAAGGTCCGAGCCTTCGCCGAGCCCAGCGTCTATGAAGCCCGCGGCCAACTCCAACTCATCGTCCAACGAGTCGAACGCGCCGGCGTCGGCGAACTGCAAGCCCGCTTCGAAGCCCTCAAGCGTAAGCTCCAAGCCGAAGGCCTCTTCGACACCTCACGGAAGAAGCCCATTCCCTCCTTCCCACGCGTCGTCGGCATCATCACCTCCGACACCGGTGCTGCGATCCGCGACATCCTCAATATCCTCGAACGCCGAGCCCCATGGGTGCAGCCCGTCCTCTATCCCGTCCGCGTTCAAGGCAAAGGGGCCGAACTCGAAATCGCCCGCGCCATCGAGCGGATGTCGAATCCGGAGAAGTACGATATCCCTCGTAGTGACGTCCTCATCGTCGGCCGCGGCGGCGGCTCCATCGAGGACCTGTGGAACTTCAATGAAGAAGTCGTCGCCCGCGCCATTGCCGCTTGCCAGATCCCGGTGATCTCCGCCGTCGGCCATGAGATCGACTTCACCATCGCCGACTTCGTCGCCGACCTCCGCGCTCCGACGCCAAGCGCCGCCGCCGAACTCGCAGTCCCCGACGGCGAAGAACTCAAGGCCCGCCTCGGCATTCTCAAGCGCCGCCTCTCCCGCCGCGTCCACGACCGCGCCGAGCGCCTCGCCATGATGTTGGAAAACCTCCGTCGCGGCGTCCTCTCCCGTGGCGGCGACCGCCTGCTACGCGAGCCCGTCCTTCGACTCGACTCCCTCCGCGGCCTTCTTTCCTCCGCCCTGGAAAGCAACGTCCGTCACCGCGAACAACGCCTCAAGGAACTCGGCCGCACCCTCGCCGCACACCATCCCGCGCGGCAACTCCAGCTCCGGCTCGATCACGTCCTTCGTCTCCGCGGCCAATTCGAACGCGCCGCGACTCGCCGCCTGGACGACTCCGACCAACGCCTCCACCGCCTGCGTTCGCTACTCAGAACACTCGGCCCCGAGTCCGCCTTCGAACGCGGCTTTTCCATCGCCCTCGACGCCACCGGCCGCATCATCCGCTCCACCGCCGACGTCGCGTCAGGCGAAGAGATCCACACCAAGGTCAAGGACGGTGTGATCCGCAGCACTGTGAAATAG
- a CDS encoding 6-phosphofructokinase, whose product MRIGILNSGGDCPGLNAVIHGVVGAASQLGWEVIGFKDGFEGLLPPGDYKVLKPQDTLGILKLGGTILGTTNKGHFAAKVGKGDIAEVPADIVSKAKRTMDQLEIRALIIVGGDGSLTTGLQLYREGWPIIGVPKTIDNDLRATAMTFGFDSAVSTVVDGLDRLHTTAESHKRIMVLEVMGRHAGWIALWGGIAGGADAILLPEIPFDTEKVAEHVKQRDAQGHHSTLVVVAEGAHLPDGELATIAENAGGEVRLGGIGEIIARRLEQLTGKETRSCTLGHLQRGGAPTALDRILGTRFGVMAVKLAEEGRFGRMVSYQAYHVDSVPIEEAVNQLRLVEPDGEMVKAAKAVGICLGD is encoded by the coding sequence ATGCGTATCGGTATTCTCAACAGCGGCGGCGACTGCCCCGGTCTCAATGCAGTGATCCATGGCGTCGTCGGCGCCGCGAGCCAACTCGGTTGGGAGGTCATCGGCTTCAAGGACGGCTTCGAAGGACTGCTGCCGCCGGGGGACTACAAGGTGCTGAAGCCGCAGGATACCCTGGGCATCCTCAAGCTGGGTGGCACCATTCTGGGTACCACCAACAAGGGCCACTTCGCGGCCAAGGTGGGCAAGGGCGACATCGCCGAGGTGCCGGCTGACATTGTTTCGAAGGCGAAGCGGACGATGGATCAACTGGAGATCCGCGCGCTGATCATCGTGGGTGGTGACGGTTCGCTGACCACCGGCCTGCAGCTCTATCGCGAAGGCTGGCCGATCATCGGGGTGCCGAAGACGATCGACAACGACCTGCGCGCGACTGCCATGACGTTCGGCTTCGACAGCGCGGTCAGCACCGTGGTCGATGGTCTCGACCGTCTGCATACCACTGCGGAGAGCCACAAGCGCATCATGGTGCTCGAAGTGATGGGTCGCCATGCCGGCTGGATCGCCCTGTGGGGTGGCATCGCTGGTGGGGCCGATGCGATCCTTCTCCCGGAGATTCCCTTCGATACCGAAAAAGTCGCGGAGCACGTGAAGCAACGCGATGCCCAAGGTCATCACAGCACGCTGGTGGTGGTGGCAGAAGGCGCGCACTTGCCGGACGGCGAGCTTGCGACCATCGCGGAAAATGCAGGCGGTGAAGTCCGTCTCGGCGGCATCGGTGAAATCATTGCGCGTCGTCTTGAACAGCTGACGGGCAAGGAAACGCGCTCTTGCACGCTGGGTCATCTTCAGCGTGGTGGTGCCCCGACGGCGCTGGATCGGATCCTCGGCACGCGCTTCGGTGTGATGGCGGTGAAGCTGGCTGAGGAAGGCCGCTTCGGCCGCATGGTGAGCTATCAGGCGTATCACGTGGACTCGGTGCCGATCGAGGAAGCGGTGAATCAGCTGCGACTGGTGGAGCCCGATGGTGAAATGGTCAAGGCCGCGAAGGCCGTTGGTATTTGCCTGGGGGATTGA
- a CDS encoding D-alanyl-D-alanine carboxypeptidase family protein, translated as MKRAFLVLVAVLFAAVSHAQEGEAFMVVEAHSGKVFSAANSVVKRPIASLTKIATGVITVDWADATGTDLSKVEAVVPPSVQAVGGPNPMSLQPGDRISLRDALYAALLGSDNLAALTVANHVGQEMLRARGKTGDGVAAFVTEMNELGKAINLTKTRFVTPHGLDPAKGGGFSTAADVAKLSIYAMRKPGFTFITRQKDRQVTVQGAAGPRSFNVKNTNEMIGEPGILGVKTGTTNAAGPCLSVASDRDPLVREKPDGEKAVTPRRLIVVVLNNPDRFNRARGLLRQGWDSYDRWVAAGAPIQDREKEILNVPNPR; from the coding sequence ATGAAACGCGCGTTTTTGGTTCTCGTCGCCGTCCTTTTCGCCGCCGTCTCGCACGCCCAGGAAGGTGAAGCCTTCATGGTCGTCGAGGCGCACTCGGGGAAAGTCTTCTCTGCCGCGAATTCGGTGGTGAAACGGCCCATCGCTAGCCTCACGAAGATCGCCACCGGCGTGATCACCGTGGACTGGGCGGATGCCACCGGCACCGACCTGAGCAAGGTGGAGGCGGTCGTTCCGCCGTCTGTCCAAGCGGTGGGTGGGCCGAATCCGATGTCGCTCCAGCCCGGCGACCGGATTTCGCTGCGTGATGCTCTTTATGCTGCCCTGCTCGGCTCGGACAATCTCGCAGCCCTGACGGTGGCAAATCACGTCGGCCAGGAAATGCTCCGGGCCCGCGGCAAGACGGGTGATGGGGTGGCGGCCTTCGTCACCGAGATGAATGAGCTCGGCAAGGCGATCAACCTGACCAAGACGCGCTTTGTCACTCCCCACGGGCTGGATCCGGCGAAGGGAGGTGGATTCTCCACCGCGGCGGACGTGGCCAAGCTGTCGATCTACGCGATGCGCAAGCCGGGCTTCACCTTCATCACGCGTCAGAAGGATCGCCAGGTGACGGTGCAGGGAGCCGCCGGTCCGCGTTCTTTCAATGTGAAGAACACCAACGAGATGATCGGCGAACCGGGCATCCTGGGTGTGAAGACCGGAACGACCAATGCCGCAGGGCCTTGCCTGAGTGTCGCTTCCGATCGCGACCCGCTGGTGCGCGAGAAGCCGGATGGTGAAAAAGCTGTCACGCCGCGCCGCTTGATCGTCGTTGTGCTCAACAATCCGGATCGCTTCAACCGGGCGCGCGGACTGCTGCGCCAAGGCTGGGATTCCTATGATCGCTGGGTCGCCGCCGGAGCGCCGATCCAGGACCGGGAGAAGGAAATCCTGAACGTGCCGAATCCGCGCTGA
- a CDS encoding DUF2721 domain-containing protein, translating to MTLEVSTPALLFPAISLLFLSFTNRFLHLSALIRQLHKDWLEHGEDLLRAQIDNLRRRLTLIRLMQLFGSFSLFLCVVAMLAVIAGMQSIAIPAFTTALLLMGCSLACLCYEVWISGGALRILLNAVQEKR from the coding sequence GTGACCTTGGAAGTCTCCACCCCTGCCCTGCTGTTCCCCGCGATCAGCCTGCTCTTCCTGTCCTTCACCAATCGCTTCCTCCACCTCTCCGCCCTCATCCGCCAACTTCACAAGGACTGGCTGGAGCACGGCGAGGACCTCCTGCGCGCCCAGATCGACAACCTCCGCCGCCGCCTCACCCTCATTCGCCTGATGCAGCTCTTCGGCTCCTTCAGCCTCTTCCTTTGCGTCGTCGCCATGCTCGCCGTGATCGCCGGCATGCAATCCATCGCCATCCCCGCCTTCACCACCGCCCTGCTCCTCATGGGCTGCTCCCTCGCCTGCCTCTGCTACGAAGTCTGGATCTCCGGCGGTGCCCTCCGCATCCTCCTCAACGCCGTCCAAGAAAAGCGCTGA
- a CDS encoding circularly permuted type 2 ATP-grasp protein, translating into MPAAVTPRNILPPDYARGAWDEMLAADGSVNPSWSHVASWLGGLTPEQAIATNGEILRLLRENGVTYSVHGAPDGEHRAWQIDAIPWVVSEQDWKTIEAGLIQRAELLDHVLTDLHGEQRLIAEGWLPPELIHAHRGYLRPCHGMKLASKRQLILYAADLARGPDGRMWIVNDRTQAPSGSGYIVENRGVMTRAMPRLFHRSGVRRIAGFFRTLRETLESFPTASGAREPRVVILTPGPQNETYFEHAFLASYLGYSLVQGDDLTVRDARVWLRSLGGLEPVDVIIRRVDAWFSDPLELKEDSQLGVPGLLESMRAGNVAVVNHPGSGVLENPGLMAFLPGISRHLRTEELILPAAATWWCGEKKACDHVLANLDTLIVKSIHRAPTFGSVFGGTLSKAERETLRAKILAAPECYVGQQQVSFSTQPCLHGTQIEARRGVLRGFATATADGRYIVMPGGLTRVAASPEALVVSSQLGSTSKDTWVQGTDSEPFVSLWNDTADAAARDADSRNVPSRSGENLFWTGRYAERAEGTARLLRRAVMSFVESIGDDESQLSRHREILMGGLLGVTNAAPIHEEEDHAVVSDEEEVMSLLTQPGRIGSLAYNLRSFRNAAYAVRDLWSPDSWRVIEAIIREWIEGSGHVVSDLDDFTDPLNRLIIDLTALLGLNLESMTRDAGWRLLDSGRRIERAQFQLSVIRHFLVEARTPEEELLVMETVLAASDSLVTYRKRYRTYPRIELVLELLLLEPNNARSLLYQIQRLEGNIDRLPRQAHGARLTSEQRILVETSSRLRLTDIATLTSTNGGRRRKLETFVDHMLHSLGQLSNALTLTYFRHADRPHFLHG; encoded by the coding sequence ATGCCGGCTGCGGTCACCCCGAGAAACATCTTGCCACCGGACTACGCCCGCGGCGCGTGGGACGAAATGCTCGCCGCCGATGGCAGCGTGAACCCGTCTTGGTCGCACGTCGCCTCATGGCTCGGCGGGCTCACTCCCGAGCAGGCCATCGCCACCAATGGCGAGATCCTCCGCCTCCTGCGCGAAAACGGCGTCACCTACAGCGTCCACGGCGCTCCCGATGGCGAGCACCGCGCTTGGCAAATCGATGCCATTCCATGGGTCGTTTCCGAGCAGGACTGGAAGACCATCGAAGCCGGCCTCATCCAGCGGGCCGAGCTGCTCGACCACGTCCTCACCGACCTCCACGGCGAGCAGCGGTTGATCGCCGAAGGCTGGCTTCCGCCTGAGCTCATCCACGCCCATCGCGGCTACCTTCGTCCGTGCCATGGCATGAAGCTCGCCTCGAAGCGCCAGCTCATCCTCTACGCGGCGGACCTCGCCCGCGGTCCGGACGGCCGCATGTGGATCGTCAATGACCGCACCCAGGCTCCCTCCGGCAGCGGATACATCGTGGAAAACCGCGGCGTCATGACCCGCGCCATGCCGCGCCTCTTCCATCGCAGCGGCGTCCGCCGCATCGCCGGCTTCTTCCGCACGCTGCGCGAAACGCTGGAGTCATTCCCCACCGCCAGCGGTGCCCGCGAACCACGCGTGGTGATTCTCACTCCCGGCCCTCAGAACGAAACCTATTTCGAGCACGCCTTCCTCGCCTCCTACCTCGGCTACTCGCTGGTCCAAGGCGATGACCTCACGGTCCGCGACGCCCGCGTCTGGCTGCGCTCCCTCGGTGGCTTGGAGCCCGTCGACGTCATCATCCGCCGCGTCGATGCCTGGTTCAGCGATCCACTGGAGCTGAAAGAAGATTCCCAGCTCGGCGTGCCCGGTTTGCTAGAGTCAATGCGCGCCGGTAATGTCGCCGTGGTGAACCACCCCGGCAGCGGTGTCTTGGAGAACCCCGGCCTCATGGCATTCCTTCCCGGTATCTCCCGCCATCTGCGAACCGAGGAACTCATTCTCCCCGCAGCCGCCACCTGGTGGTGCGGCGAGAAGAAAGCCTGCGATCACGTCCTCGCGAACCTCGACACACTCATTGTGAAGTCGATCCACCGTGCTCCGACCTTCGGCTCCGTCTTCGGCGGAACGCTGAGCAAAGCGGAGCGGGAAACCCTGCGCGCGAAAATCCTCGCCGCACCGGAATGCTACGTCGGCCAACAGCAAGTCAGCTTCTCCACCCAGCCTTGCCTCCACGGCACACAGATCGAGGCTCGCCGCGGCGTGCTCCGCGGCTTCGCCACCGCCACCGCCGATGGCCGCTACATCGTCATGCCCGGCGGCCTGACCCGCGTCGCGGCATCTCCGGAAGCACTCGTGGTTTCCAGTCAGCTCGGCAGCACCTCGAAGGACACCTGGGTCCAGGGTACCGACTCCGAACCCTTCGTCAGCCTCTGGAACGACACCGCCGACGCCGCAGCCCGCGACGCGGATTCGCGCAACGTACCCAGCCGCTCCGGTGAAAACCTCTTCTGGACCGGCCGCTACGCCGAGCGCGCGGAAGGCACCGCCCGCCTGCTGCGCCGCGCGGTGATGAGCTTCGTCGAATCCATCGGCGACGATGAAAGCCAGCTCAGCCGCCATCGCGAAATCCTCATGGGAGGCCTGTTAGGTGTGACCAATGCAGCACCAATTCATGAAGAGGAGGATCACGCCGTCGTAAGCGACGAGGAAGAGGTCATGTCCCTGCTCACGCAGCCGGGGCGGATCGGCTCCTTGGCCTACAACCTTCGCTCCTTCCGGAATGCCGCCTACGCCGTGCGCGACCTGTGGTCTCCCGACTCGTGGCGCGTGATCGAAGCCATCATCCGCGAATGGATCGAAGGATCGGGCCATGTCGTTTCAGATCTCGATGACTTCACTGACCCGCTGAACCGTCTGATCATCGACCTCACCGCGCTGCTGGGTCTCAATCTCGAGAGTATGACCCGGGACGCCGGCTGGCGTCTGCTCGACTCCGGCCGCCGGATCGAGCGCGCCCAGTTCCAGCTTTCCGTGATCCGCCACTTCCTTGTGGAAGCCCGCACACCGGAGGAAGAGCTTCTCGTGATGGAAACCGTGCTCGCCGCCTCGGACAGCTTGGTCACCTATCGCAAGCGCTACCGCACCTATCCGAGGATCGAACTGGTGCTCGAGCTCCTCTTGTTAGAGCCGAACAACGCCCGTTCACTCCTCTATCAAATCCAGCGCCTTGAAGGAAACATCGACCGCCTGCCCCGCCAGGCACACGGCGCGCGATTGACCAGCGAGCAGCGCATCCTCGTGGAAACCTCCAGCCGCCTGCGCCTCACCGACATCGCTACGCTGACCAGCACCAATGGCGGACGACGCCGCAAGCTGGAGACCTTCGTCGACCACATGCTGCACTCCCTCGGTCAACTTTCGAATGCGCTGACCCTGACCTATTTCCGCCACGCCGACCGCCCGCACTTCCTGCACGGCTAA
- the miaA gene encoding tRNA (adenosine(37)-N6)-dimethylallyltransferase MiaA has product MTLPAPEHLFFVCGPTASGKSARALEIAAELDGEIVNADAFQLYRGLEVLTAAPPPEDREKRPHHLYSILSPDQPVDAMTYLRLVVPVIEELLARGKTPIITGGSGLYLKFLSHGPSPLPPGEPTLRAELDAAPLEDLVTSLQALDPVEAARTDLKNRRYVSRALEVCLLAGVPCSTLRDDWEAASSARAEKLRGILVSRPRPDLHDRIARRTRQMLDGGAIQEVATLRNAAPGLEKAIGYGEIRRHLAGEIDRPECESLINAATRQYAKRQDTWFRREHWLKEDRHGI; this is encoded by the coding sequence ATGACCCTTCCCGCCCCCGAGCACCTCTTCTTCGTCTGCGGCCCCACCGCCTCAGGCAAAAGCGCCCGTGCCCTGGAAATCGCCGCCGAACTCGACGGCGAGATTGTCAATGCGGATGCCTTCCAGCTCTACCGCGGCCTCGAGGTCTTGACCGCCGCACCGCCTCCAGAAGACCGCGAAAAGCGTCCGCATCACCTCTACAGCATCCTTTCCCCCGACCAGCCGGTCGACGCCATGACCTACCTGCGGCTGGTCGTGCCAGTCATCGAGGAACTCCTCGCTCGCGGAAAAACCCCCATCATCACCGGCGGCTCGGGACTATACCTGAAATTCCTGTCCCACGGCCCATCCCCGCTTCCACCCGGCGAACCGACCCTCCGCGCCGAACTCGACGCCGCCCCACTCGAAGACCTGGTCACCAGCCTCCAAGCCCTCGACCCTGTCGAAGCCGCCCGGACCGACCTGAAAAATCGCCGCTACGTCTCCCGCGCGCTGGAAGTCTGCCTCCTCGCCGGAGTCCCCTGCTCCACCCTCCGCGACGATTGGGAAGCCGCCTCATCCGCTAGGGCCGAAAAACTCCGTGGCATCCTCGTTTCCCGCCCGCGCCCCGATCTCCACGACCGCATCGCCCGCCGTACCCGTCAAATGCTGGATGGCGGCGCGATCCAGGAAGTCGCCACCCTCCGGAACGCCGCACCCGGCCTCGAAAAAGCCATCGGCTACGGCGAAATCCGCCGCCACCTCGCCGGTGAGATCGACCGCCCCGAATGCGAGTCCCTCATCAACGCCGCCACCCGCCAGTATGCCAAGCGCCAGGACACCTGGTTCCGCCGCGAACACTGGTTGAAGGAAGATCGGCACGGCATCTGA